In Phoenix dactylifera cultivar Barhee BC4 chromosome 11, palm_55x_up_171113_PBpolish2nd_filt_p, whole genome shotgun sequence, the following are encoded in one genomic region:
- the LOC120112365 gene encoding accelerated cell death 11-like, with amino-acid sequence MLHIIHFKCLTYQGYGRGHSRNLLQVKHAFELIRVIFELLLASKDDTFMVLAAAAYGMVFAAHHEQPIKNAALEAMYDLPTRSQLLQMANEDGESAILTSSSPAKDWAQTGEEGSCWLG; translated from the exons ATGCTTCATATTATCCATTTCAAATGCCTTACATATCAAGGATATGGTAGAGGTCATTCACGCAATCTTCTTCAAGTGAAGCATGCATTTGAGCTGATCAGAGTGATATTTGAGCTACTTTTAGCATCAAA GGATGATACCTTCATGGTCCTGGCAGCGGCGGCTTATGGCATGGTCTTTGCTGCTCATCATGAACAGCCTATTAAGAATGCAGCGTTGGAGGCAATGTATGACCTCCCCACAAGATCACAGCTCTTACAGATGGCAAACGAAGATG GGGAGTCAGCTATATTGACAAGCAGTTCACCAGCAAAGGATTGGGCACAAACTGGTGAAGAAGGGAGCTGTTGGCTTGGTTAG